From Saccharibacillus brassicae:
GGCGGTTCGGACTAGGCTTGCTCGGACTAAGCTCGTTCGGCCGCAGCGCCTGTGAACGGCGCCTTTCCAAATTATGATCGCCCTTCACGACCAAAAGCAGGCATCGACGCGAGCGTACTCGCGCAGATGCCTGCTTTTTGGTCTGTTTTCTATTGGCGGAAGCTTGGCTCAAGGCCGCTTAGTCCGCGCGCGTGACGCGGGTAGATAGCGGCGTTCCGGTCGGCCGTAACGCCTGCGCCCGCGAAGCCGCGTAAATGCCGTGCACGAGATCGAGGGCACGCCCGCCTTCTTCCGCGTCGAGCCAAAATTTGCGCCCGGCGCGCACATGCCGGTAAAAGTCCTCGATCAGCAGGCCGTGGCTGAGGCCCCAATACGACTTCGCGCCCGCGGCGCTCCGGGCAGGGCGGCACAGTTCCGTCTCTTCGCCTTCCTGCAGCAGATAGAGGCGGTCCCGGCGCTGCAGCAGCACGCCCTGCTCGAAGATCAGCTCCAGCTCGACGGGGCTGTTCGCCAGATACGCGTTCGTGCCGTAGAACAACGCCCGGACGCCGTTCGAAAAATCGAGGCAGGCATGGGCCGTGTCTTCGACCTCGATGTAATCGCCCAGAGCGTCCGTCGTGACGCTGCCCGCGATCCGCTCGATTTCGCCGCCGGCGAACCATTGCAGCAGATCGAGCGTATGGATCGTCTGGTTGATCAGCAGCCCTCCGCCTTCTGTCGCGATCCGCCCGCGCCACGGGTTGTCCGTATAATAGTCCGGGCTGCGCGACCAGGTCACCGCGCCTTTGAGGCAGAGCAGCCGGCCCAACCGGCCGGAATCGATAATCTCCCGAATCTGCCGCGAACTTTCGTTATAGCGATTCTGGAACACGACGCCGAGCTGCGCAGGTCCGGCCGCGGCCGCCGCGATTCGCAGCGACCTCGCCGCTTCCGGCGTATGGGCGATCGGTTTCTCCGTCAGTACGTGCTTGCCGGCCGCCAGCAGTTCTGCCGCCATCTCCGCATGCAGATGATGCGGCGTGCACAGATGCACGACTTCAATGTCCGGACGTTCCAGCACCGTCCGGTAATCGCGCGCCGCTTCGCAGCCGTAAGCGGCCGCTTCCCGCTCCGCCCGGGGCAGATCGAGGTCCACCGCAAGGCGCAGCTGCGCCTCTTCCATATTTGCCAAAGCCCGCGCATGCTGGGCGAAGATCGTGCCGCAGCCGATAATCGCCGCTCCCGTTTTTGTCATCAGTCGCACCTTCCGTCTTCGACTTTTTACGTCTTATTCGTGAGCCCTGCCGATTCCGGCTTGCGCAGCGTGTCCGGCGTCAGGTTCAGCGCGGCCGCCTGCGCTTCCAGGCACAGCCGCGCGGCCAGAAACGCATGCGCCTGCGTCATCGCGTGCTCCGTGCGGTTCAGGCTGTCCAGAATCAGCTGCCCGAAGAACGGGCAGCCCACTTTGCCGGACACCTGCTCGTAATGCTCGCCTTCCCCGTCGACCCAATACACATGGTCCCCGGAGTCCGAACGCGCGATGTCCGTATATTTGCGCAGCTCGATGTATCCCTCGGTGCCCAAAATGACCGTCCGCCCGTCGCCCCACGTGCCGAGCCCTTTGGGCGTCAGCCAGTCGACGCGAAAATACTGCGTCGCCCCGTTGTCGCCGACAAGCGTCGCGTCGCCGTAATCTTCCAATTCGGGGTATTCGGGGCTGCTGTAATTGCCCACCTTGCTGTGCAGCACCTGGGCGCTCTTGCAGCCTGCATAATGCAGGAACTGCTCGATCTGGTGGCTGCCGATATCGCACAGGATGCCGCCGTAGTCTTCGCGGCGGAAAAACCAGTCCGGACGGCCGGCGGCATTCAGCCGGTGCGGGCCTGCGCCCGTCACCTGTACGACGCGGCCGATCGCGCCCTGGCGGATCAGCTGATCCGCGTACACCGCGCTCTCGACATGCAGGCGCTCGCTGTAGTAGACCATATACTTGCGGCCCGTCCGGGCGGCGCAGGCCTCCGCTTCGTCAAGCTGCGCGAGCGTCGTGAACGGCGCTTTGTCCGTGAAATAATCTTTGCCGCTCTCCATCACCCGCACGCCCAGCGGTCCGCGCCTGGCCGGGATGGCCGCCGAACAGACCATCCGCACTTCCGGATCATCCAGAATGTCTTCCAGCGAATCCGCTGCCTTCACGCCCGGAAACGACGCGATAAAAGCTTCCATTTTGACCCGATCGGGATCATAGACCCATTTCAACGTGCCGCCGGCTTCGATCAGCCCGTTGCACATGCCGTTAATATGCCCGTGATCCAGAGCCGCCGCCGCAAAGACGAATTCGCCCGGTGCCACCACCGGCTTCGCTTCGTGTCTCGGCGCGTAATTCATGCCGTCGCTTCGTCCCATCGTCGATTCATCCTCCCGCTGCCTTTTTTTCGCACAGTCCGCACGGCTGTTTCCCGTTCCGTCCTGCTTGTGAGATCCTTCCACTCCCAAACTCCTTACATCGTCTTCTCCCGCCGCAGCAGTCCGTGCAAATAATCCAGGCTCATCTGCGCACTCTCGAACGGGTCGCGCCGGCAGACGTCCTGCTCGACGACGTACCATTCCACGCCTGTCGCCCGGCACGCTTCGATAATGGCCGGATAATTCATATTGCCGTGTCCCACTTCCGCAAAAACCGCCTGTCCGTCCACGATCTCCATGTCTTTGAGATGGACGACCTGCATCCGGCCTGCGACCTTGTGCGCCCACTGGGCCGGATCGCCTCCGCCTGCCTGCACCCAGTACATGTCCAGTTCGAAGCCGAACGCTTCCGAATCGCTTTCGTCCAGCAAAATATCCATCGCCGTGCGGCCGTCGTACCGTTCGAATTCGATCTGATGGTTGTGGTACACGAACTGCAGGCCGTACTCCTGCTTGAGCCGCCGGGCGATACCGGACGCTTCCTTCGCAAAAGCCCGGTAGCCGTCCGCGCTGCCGCGGTACCGGTCCGGCACCATGCCGAGTCCGACGTAGGCGCAGTCCCACAGCTTATGCTGCTCCGCCACAGCTTGCAGGTCATCCGTCAGCCGATCGTACGCAATATGCGTGGCGCAGATCTTCAGTTCGTTTTGCACCGCGAGTTCTTTGACTCTATGGGGATCGATAGGGCCGATGCCCGACACCTGCACCGCGTCGTAGCCGATTTGCTTGAGCCTGGAGAGCGTGTCCGCCAAGCCTTCCTTCGTCTGTGCCTGTTCCCGAAACGTATACAACTGAGCGGCAATCGTCGATCTTTTCATCGTATGTTCCGCCTTTCCCACGTTTTTGTGCGCGTGCATCTCCGGCTGTCGGTTGATCCGTACTGCACGGCGGAATCAGTGCGTGCCCGATACGTTGAGCGTCGCGTCCGTGCCCGTTTTTTTGACAAAAGTGGACTGCTCGATCCGTTCGTTCAACTGTGCCAGATAAGCGTCTTCGTCGATCGGAAGTTCAACCCAGCCGTCGGTCCAGCTCGACAAATGCATCGCGTTCGACAGCGTAAGCCCGTGGATGCCTTCTTCGCCCGGGGCGATCAGCGGCTCTCCGTGCAGCACGGCCCGCGTAAAATTGCTCAGGATGCCTTCATGCTGCTCCCCGCTTCCGCGCTCGACCGGCACGTCGCATTTCCAGCATTCCGGCTCGCCGAATCCGCCCGTATACGTCGCATTGAACTCCGGTTCCGGCGTGCGCAAGCGCCAAAAGGTCAGCTTGTCGTCTTCGATCACGATTTTGCCGTTATCGCCCACCAGCTCGAACCGGTTCGTACCCGGCGCCTCGCCGACCGTCGTCACGAACAGTCCGGTCGCTCCGTTCTCGTACTCCACGTAGGCGGTCACGTCGTCTTCCACCTCGATATTCCGTTTTTTTCCGAAGCTGCAAAACGCTCTTACGCGCTTGGGCATCATGCCCGTCGTCCACTGCCACAAATCGAGCTGATGCGGGTCCTGGTTCAACAGCACGCCGCCGCCTTCTCCCTGCCACGTCGCCCGCCAACCGCCGGAATCGTAGTAGCTCTGCGAGCGGTACCAGTTGGTGATGATCCAGTTGGTCCGCCGGATCTCGCCCAGTTCGCCCGATTGAACAAGGTCGCGCAGCTTGCGGTACAGCGGATTGGTGCGTTGGTTGTACATGATGCCGAACACAAGACCCGATTTTGCCGCTGCGGCCGCCGCTTCGTTCATCTGCCGCACCGCTTTGGTATAGACGCCGGCCGGCTTTTCGATCAGCACGTGCAGACCGTATTGAAAAGCTTCGATCGCCAAAGTCGGATGATCGTAATGAGGCGTCGCGATCAGCACCGCGTCGATCTCGCCCGAGCGCATCAGCTCTTTGGGGTCGGCGTAACGTCTCACGTCAGCCGGAAGATGCTGCTTCGCCCAATCCAGCCGTTCCTGCCGCACATCGCATACCGCGGTCAGCACGGCCCCTTCGATCCGCTGCCCGATCAGGCTCTGCGCGTGGGCGCTGCCCATATTGCCGATACCGATTACGCCGAACCTTATCTGTGTGCCTGTAGTCGTCTTCATGATGTCCCTCCGCCGCTTGCAGATTATGTTTCCGCTTCCATTTCTGTTCCTGTCGTTGCTTCCTTTTGAGAATAACCCGGACGCGCACGCAAGAACATGAACACGATTAAGAACTTCTTGTCTAAAACTAAGGTGTTTTGGCTAAAAGAAGGTATACTGCGAATAAGGAAACATCTATGGAAAGCGAGGGTTTTTATGCAGTCTTTTTCCCGCAACGAACTGGAAAATCTGACCGTCCACGTCTCCCATGCTTTTTACCGCGCCGGTTATTTCGGTTGGAACGCTCCCGAAGAGAAGCCGTCGTTCAACCGCCTGTATTACGTGACCGAAGGGGAAGGCGCGGTGACGCTCGACGGCATTCGGTACGAACCCCGGCCCGGGCAGCTGTTCATCATGCCGGCCGGAGCCGTGCAGACCCGCTTTACCCCGCCCGGGAATCCGTATTCCCGCTACTTCTGCCATTTCGACGCGAAGATCGGCGGCTGGCCGTTGTTCCGGGCGGGTTCGCCTTTTCATCTGGCCGATGCCGCCGATCCCGGAACGGTCGAAGCGCTGTTTCGCGACATGATCGGGCAGTCCGAGCATCCCGGCCCTTTTGCCGCGCTGCGCGTCAAAGCGTGCCTGCTCCAGCTGCTCGCCTGCTGCCTCGAACGAAGCGGGCACGACGAGCATTCGGAGCTTGCGGCGCAGGCCGGGGAACGAGGCAAGCTGAGCGCTGTGCTGGAGTATATCGAGGCTCGGCTGGAAGAACCGCTCGAAGTCGAACGGCTGGCCGAAATCGTGCATCTGCATCCCAATTATTTCATTCCCTATTTCAAAAAACAGATGGGCACCACCCCGATGAGCTACGTGCAGCATAAACGGATCGAGTTCGCCCGGCGCCTGCTGACCTCGACCGACATGGGTATCTCGCTGATCGCGGACCGCGTCGGCATGGACCCGGCCCACTTTTCCCGCACTTTCAAAAAAACGACCGGTGTCTCGCCCAGCACGTACCGCAACAGCACCCGTTAAATCGGTCACGTCAAAAAGCCCGGTACGCCGTCGTCGGCGCCGGGCTTGATTCGGTTGGCTGTCTCTTGCAGCGGTTGAGCTTTTTGCGTTTTCCCGTTAGTGTTACTTTTACTTTTACTTTGACTTTTACTTTGACTTTTCTGGC
This genomic window contains:
- a CDS encoding Gfo/Idh/MocA family protein produces the protein MTKTGAAIIGCGTIFAQHARALANMEEAQLRLAVDLDLPRAEREAAAYGCEAARDYRTVLERPDIEVVHLCTPHHLHAEMAAELLAAGKHVLTEKPIAHTPEAARSLRIAAAAAGPAQLGVVFQNRYNESSRQIREIIDSGRLGRLLCLKGAVTWSRSPDYYTDNPWRGRIATEGGGLLINQTIHTLDLLQWFAGGEIERIAGSVTTDALGDYIEVEDTAHACLDFSNGVRALFYGTNAYLANSPVELELIFEQGVLLQRRDRLYLLQEGEETELCRPARSAAGAKSYWGLSHGLLIEDFYRHVRAGRKFWLDAEEGGRALDLVHGIYAASRAQALRPTGTPLSTRVTRAD
- a CDS encoding Gfo/Idh/MocA family protein, with translation MKTTTGTQIRFGVIGIGNMGSAHAQSLIGQRIEGAVLTAVCDVRQERLDWAKQHLPADVRRYADPKELMRSGEIDAVLIATPHYDHPTLAIEAFQYGLHVLIEKPAGVYTKAVRQMNEAAAAAAKSGLVFGIMYNQRTNPLYRKLRDLVQSGELGEIRRTNWIITNWYRSQSYYDSGGWRATWQGEGGGVLLNQDPHQLDLWQWTTGMMPKRVRAFCSFGKKRNIEVEDDVTAYVEYENGATGLFVTTVGEAPGTNRFELVGDNGKIVIEDDKLTFWRLRTPEPEFNATYTGGFGEPECWKCDVPVERGSGEQHEGILSNFTRAVLHGEPLIAPGEEGIHGLTLSNAMHLSSWTDGWVELPIDEDAYLAQLNERIEQSTFVKKTGTDATLNVSGTH
- a CDS encoding AraC family transcriptional regulator, encoding MQSFSRNELENLTVHVSHAFYRAGYFGWNAPEEKPSFNRLYYVTEGEGAVTLDGIRYEPRPGQLFIMPAGAVQTRFTPPGNPYSRYFCHFDAKIGGWPLFRAGSPFHLADAADPGTVEALFRDMIGQSEHPGPFAALRVKACLLQLLACCLERSGHDEHSELAAQAGERGKLSAVLEYIEARLEEPLEVERLAEIVHLHPNYFIPYFKKQMGTTPMSYVQHKRIEFARRLLTSTDMGISLIADRVGMDPAHFSRTFKKTTGVSPSTYRNSTR
- a CDS encoding Gfo/Idh/MocA family protein, whose amino-acid sequence is MGRSDGMNYAPRHEAKPVVAPGEFVFAAAALDHGHINGMCNGLIEAGGTLKWVYDPDRVKMEAFIASFPGVKAADSLEDILDDPEVRMVCSAAIPARRGPLGVRVMESGKDYFTDKAPFTTLAQLDEAEACAARTGRKYMVYYSERLHVESAVYADQLIRQGAIGRVVQVTGAGPHRLNAAGRPDWFFRREDYGGILCDIGSHQIEQFLHYAGCKSAQVLHSKVGNYSSPEYPELEDYGDATLVGDNGATQYFRVDWLTPKGLGTWGDGRTVILGTEGYIELRKYTDIARSDSGDHVYWVDGEGEHYEQVSGKVGCPFFGQLILDSLNRTEHAMTQAHAFLAARLCLEAQAAALNLTPDTLRKPESAGLTNKT
- a CDS encoding sugar phosphate isomerase/epimerase family protein; translated protein: MKRSTIAAQLYTFREQAQTKEGLADTLSRLKQIGYDAVQVSGIGPIDPHRVKELAVQNELKICATHIAYDRLTDDLQAVAEQHKLWDCAYVGLGMVPDRYRGSADGYRAFAKEASGIARRLKQEYGLQFVYHNHQIEFERYDGRTAMDILLDESDSEAFGFELDMYWVQAGGGDPAQWAHKVAGRMQVVHLKDMEIVDGQAVFAEVGHGNMNYPAIIEACRATGVEWYVVEQDVCRRDPFESAQMSLDYLHGLLRREKTM